Below is a window of Halolamina sp. CBA1230 DNA.
CGCGCGCCCGGCGCCCGGGAGCGCGCGCCAGATCTCGGTCGCGGCGGCCGCTCCGGCGTCGGCGTCGCCACGTTCGAACAGGGCGGGTTCGTGCTCGACGCCGGCCACCCCGCGGCGCTGTTCACCGCCGACGCGCCCGAAGTGGGTTCGTGGGCGGTGCCCGAGGTGTCCGCCCGCCACCCGATCCCGGAGGGCTGGCGCTTCCTCGTCGTCGTTCCCGACGCGCCCTCGGGCCGGAGCGGCGACGACGAGGACGCCGCGATGCGCCGGACGGTCGCGGACGCCGACCCGGACCTCGCGGACCGCGTCGCAGGTGTCGTGGTCCGGGGGGTGCTCCCGGCGGTCGCGGCCGGCGACGTTGCACGGTTCGGCGACGCCGTGAGCGAGGTGGGGCGGCTCAACGGCGCGTGGTACGCCGACGAGCAGGGCGGCACCTACCGCCCGCCGGTCGGCAGCCTCGTCGACTCGCTCTCGGGGTCGGCCGCGGTGTACGGCGCCGGGCAGTCCTCCTGGGGGCCGGCGGTGTACGGCGTCACGGACGACGAGCACGCGGCCGCCGCCCGCGAGGCCGGCGAAGAAGCGCTCGACGCGGCGGGCGTCGACGGCGAGGTGTTCGTCGCCGCGGGGCGCAACCGCGGGGCGTCGATCGACTCGTAGCCGCGTGGACTGCCGGCGATCGTGGCCGGGCCGACACGGGAACCCTTTATACGCTCGGCGGGCCCTCGAAGGGGCATGGAGCGGCTACCGCTGGGCGTCGCGCGCATCGACAGCATCCTCCGCGGCGGCGCGCCGCCGGGGAGCACCCTGCTCGCGGCCGGGGAGTCGGGGGCGGGCGCCCGGGAGTTCGCCCACACCGCGGCGGCGATGAACGCGCTCTCGGACGCCGATCCGGAGCTGTTCGACCTCTACTACGGCGACCTGCCCGAACGGTCGACGGTGCCCCCGGAAATCCACTACGTCTCCTTCACCGCCGACAGCGACGAGATCGCCCGCGAGATGGGGTACACGATGGACGACGACATCGTCGAGGCCGCGAGCGAGGCGATCCAGTTCCGGGATCTCTCGCCGGAGTACTTCCAGCTCTCGCCGATCCCGCGGGAGTGGTACATGGGCGAGGCTCAGACGATCGAGGATCTCGGGAAGGCGGAGGGGACCGACGACGTGCTCGGCGCGCTGGGGGATTACCTCAACGAACACGCGGCGGGGAACCTCGTGGTGCTCGACTCCATCTCCGACCTCGTCGGCGCGATGGGCGAGGACGTGGAGTGGAACGACATCACGACGCTGATCCGCGGGCTCACCAAGGCCTCCCACAGCTGGGACGGGCTGATCGTCATGATCGTCAACCGCGACGCGATCACCGCCAAGGAGTTCGGACAGTTGATGGACGCCGCGGAGGGCACCTTCGAGTTCTCGTGGGAGTCCGGCGGCTCCCAGCGCGCCAGAACGATGGTGGTCAGACAGTTCCGTGGCGTGCTCTCCCAGCTGGAGCAGGAGAACATCGTCCGGTTCGAGACCGAGATCCACGAGGGCGGCTTCGACGTGAGCGACGTGCGGAAGATCCGTTAGCACCGCCGGTACCCCTCGGTGTCGAGGAAGTTGTGCGCCACCGTGATCGTGTGGTCGGCGTGGAGCCGTTTCGGCCCGACGCGGACGCGACGGTCCGCCTTCTCGTCGAGTAGTTCCCCCTCCGCGTCGGCGAAGTCGTTGTGATCCGAGAGCACGAACAGCGGGTCCTCCGGCGGTTCAGCGTCGACGAGCGGGTCGCCGTCCTCGTGGAGTTGTACGACTGTCGCGTCGCGGGCGACGCGGTCGAACGTCGCCGAAAAGCCCATCCGGTAGAGCGAGACGCCGGGACTCGTCTCGACCGGCTGGTGGCCGATGGCCTCCCCTTTCTCCTCCAGCGCGCCGCGGATCAGCGCGGCCGTCGAGCGCTCGTCGGGGTTGAGTCGGCGCAGGTCGGCGCCGTCGAAGGAGACGGTGTACTCGTCGCGCAGGACGAGGTGGACCTGTACGTCCCCGCGCAGGTCGTGAGAGAGGAAAAAGGCCGAGTTGACACAGCGACACAGCACGTCCAGCCGGCCCGCACCGCCGGCGATGTCGTCGAGCGAGAACGAGGGCTCGGTCGGCACGTCGTGGCCGACGACGAGGAACTGGCGCATGCCTCCCTGTCGACGGGCCGCCGTAGAATCCGTTTCGCTTCTCAGTACCCCTGTGCGGTCCCGTCCTTCCGGGGCTCCGTCGCGGCCGAGAGGATGCCGTCCTCGCTGCGGACGATCTGGGCACCGCCGAACATGCCGGGGTAGAGCACCTGCACGTCGTGATCCCTGCGGGAGAGCTTCGTCAGCAGTTCGTTGTCGGCGTCCATCCGCTCCTCGACCGCC
It encodes the following:
- the trmY gene encoding tRNA (pseudouridine(54)-N(1))-methyltransferase TrmY; amino-acid sequence: MRQFLVVGHDVPTEPSFSLDDIAGGAGRLDVLCRCVNSAFFLSHDLRGDVQVHLVLRDEYTVSFDGADLRRLNPDERSTAALIRGALEEKGEAIGHQPVETSPGVSLYRMGFSATFDRVARDATVVQLHEDGDPLVDAEPPEDPLFVLSDHNDFADAEGELLDEKADRRVRVGPKRLHADHTITVAHNFLDTEGYRRC
- a CDS encoding HTR-like protein, with product MERLPLGVARIDSILRGGAPPGSTLLAAGESGAGAREFAHTAAAMNALSDADPELFDLYYGDLPERSTVPPEIHYVSFTADSDEIAREMGYTMDDDIVEAASEAIQFRDLSPEYFQLSPIPREWYMGEAQTIEDLGKAEGTDDVLGALGDYLNEHAAGNLVVLDSISDLVGAMGEDVEWNDITTLIRGLTKASHSWDGLIVMIVNRDAITAKEFGQLMDAAEGTFEFSWESGGSQRARTMVVRQFRGVLSQLEQENIVRFETEIHEGGFDVSDVRKIR
- a CDS encoding beta-ribofuranosylaminobenzene 5'-phosphate synthase family protein, translated to MARVETAGRLHFGFGNLSLAYDRLYGALGVALDRPPLAVEATAAESVRCDDEVAAEYAERACDLLSVSGADVSVESGLPRHAGLGSGTQIALAVLAAVARAHGRAPGARERAPDLGRGGRSGVGVATFEQGGFVLDAGHPAALFTADAPEVGSWAVPEVSARHPIPEGWRFLVVVPDAPSGRSGDDEDAAMRRTVADADPDLADRVAGVVVRGVLPAVAAGDVARFGDAVSEVGRLNGAWYADEQGGTYRPPVGSLVDSLSGSAAVYGAGQSSWGPAVYGVTDDEHAAAAREAGEEALDAAGVDGEVFVAAGRNRGASIDS